From one bacterium genomic stretch:
- a CDS encoding PEP-CTERM sorting domain-containing protein, with product MRTHSANAALKPHPPGDRLKFEFSGRGDTKPVPEPRIDTDFHPAVARLEGSMRMMMKLGGVSLAAVLLLAGSAQALSIDVHSARRASVTQVDENTIVFRARQRRGRAAFSVSVAGASGLASIGSATETDVSVLIVKRNGRRKRFSGTLIGNDHEFRFRGGNRRVVMTFATPINVPEPGTLALLGTGLVGLAAAGTQQRRRS from the coding sequence ATGCGAACGCACTCGGCCAATGCAGCCCTGAAGCCGCATCCCCCTGGGGATCGACTGAAATTCGAATTCTCCGGCCGCGGTGACACAAAGCCCGTTCCCGAACCACGCATTGATACCGATTTTCACCCCGCGGTTGCGCGGCTGGAGGGTTCAATGCGGATGATGATGAAGTTGGGCGGAGTGTCGTTGGCTGCTGTACTGCTGCTGGCGGGCAGTGCTCAGGCCTTGAGTATCGATGTGCACAGCGCGAGGCGAGCGAGCGTGACCCAGGTCGACGAGAACACCATCGTGTTCAGAGCGAGGCAGAGGCGAGGCCGGGCGGCGTTCTCTGTTTCAGTGGCGGGCGCGAGCGGTCTCGCATCGATCGGTTCCGCAACCGAAACCGACGTCAGTGTCCTGATCGTCAAGCGAAATGGCCGACGGAAGCGGTTCAGCGGTACGCTGATCGGCAACGATCACGAGTTCAGGTTTCGCGGCGGCAATCGCCGGGTCGTCATGACCTTCGCAACGCCGATCAACGTTCCCGAGCCTGGCACCCTGGCTTTGCTGGGCACGGGCCTCGTCGGCCTGGCCGCTGCGGGGACCCAGCAGCGAAGACGTTCCTGA